One region of Chryseobacterium muglaense genomic DNA includes:
- the hisA gene encoding 1-(5-phosphoribosyl)-5-[(5-phosphoribosylamino)methylideneamino]imidazole-4-carboxamide isomerase — MKIIPAIDIIDGKCVRLSKGDYGTKKIYNENPVEVAKEFESFGIKYLHLVDLDGAKSKHIINQKILENIARKTSLQIDFGGGLKTIEDIEIAFNSGAKQITIGSVAVKNPEFCFDLIEKYGSEKIILGADCENRKIKTSGWLEESDQDVIDFIINYQKKGIKNVICTDISKDGMLEGASEDLYKEILEKTKIQLIASGGVSCIEDVYKMKELGCSGTIIGKAIYEGRISLKELQDFI, encoded by the coding sequence ATGAAAATTATTCCCGCTATTGATATTATCGACGGAAAATGCGTCCGTCTCTCGAAAGGTGATTACGGAACAAAAAAAATCTACAACGAAAATCCTGTAGAAGTTGCCAAAGAATTTGAAAGTTTCGGAATAAAATATCTTCATTTGGTTGATTTGGACGGGGCAAAATCTAAACATATTATCAACCAAAAAATATTAGAAAATATTGCTCGAAAAACGTCTTTACAAATCGATTTTGGTGGCGGTTTGAAAACTATTGAAGATATAGAAATTGCTTTTAATTCAGGCGCAAAGCAAATTACAATTGGAAGTGTTGCCGTTAAAAATCCTGAATTCTGTTTTGATTTAATTGAAAAATATGGTTCTGAGAAAATTATTTTGGGAGCTGATTGTGAGAACAGAAAAATAAAAACTTCAGGTTGGCTGGAAGAAAGCGATCAAGATGTGATTGATTTTATTATTAATTATCAGAAAAAGGGAATTAAAAACGTGATTTGCACCGATATTTCAAAAGACGGAATGTTAGAGGGAGCTTCGGAAGATTTATATAAAGAAATTTTAGAGAAAACAAAAATTCAACTCATTGCAAGCGGAGGAGTTTCATGTATTGAAGACGTTTATAAAATGAAAGAACTCGGATGTAGCGGAACGATTATCGGAAAAGCAATCTATGAAGGGAGAATTTCATTGAAAGAATTGCAGGATTTTATTTAA
- the hisIE gene encoding bifunctional phosphoribosyl-AMP cyclohydrolase/phosphoribosyl-ATP diphosphatase HisIE, whose amino-acid sequence MKIDFNKTDGLVPVIVQDEKTLQVLMLGYMNDEAFNKTKEMGIVTFFSRSKNRLWTKGEESGSFLIVKSMDIDCDNDTILIKVIPKNTVCHTGNFSCFGTKDSKGFLYELEEKIGQRIDDKVEDSYTYSLFQRGINKVAQKVGEEAVELVIETKDDNNDLFKNEAADLLYHFLILLKAKNVQLEDIEEVLLARNK is encoded by the coding sequence ATGAAAATAGATTTTAATAAAACAGATGGGCTTGTTCCTGTCATTGTTCAGGACGAAAAAACTTTACAGGTTTTAATGTTAGGTTATATGAATGACGAAGCTTTTAACAAAACAAAAGAAATGGGAATTGTAACTTTTTTCAGTCGTTCAAAAAATAGATTATGGACAAAAGGTGAGGAGTCAGGCAGTTTTTTAATTGTAAAAAGTATGGATATAGATTGCGATAACGATACCATTTTAATTAAAGTAATTCCTAAAAATACAGTTTGCCACACCGGAAATTTTAGCTGTTTCGGAACAAAAGATTCGAAAGGGTTTTTGTATGAACTGGAAGAAAAAATAGGTCAGCGAATTGATGACAAAGTTGAAGATTCTTATACTTATTCTTTATTTCAAAGAGGAATCAATAAAGTTGCCCAAAAAGTAGGAGAGGAAGCCGTAGAATTGGTGATAGAAACGAAAGATGACAACAATGATCTGTTTAAAAATGAAGCTGCAGATTTATTGTATCACTTTTTAATTTTATTGAAAGCTAAGAATGTACAGTTAGAAGATATTGAAGAAGTTCTTTTAGCCAGAAACAAATAA
- the hisF gene encoding imidazole glycerol phosphate synthase subunit HisF, translating to MLKKRIIPCLDIKDGTTVKGINFEGLRNAGNPIELAKKYENEGADELVFLDITATIEERKTFVELVKNIAKELSIPFTVGGGISSVEDVRKLLEAGADKISINSSAVKNPKLISDLAKEFGSQCIVVAIDTKLINGTDWVFVKGGREMTDLKTLDWARKVEELGAGEILLTSMDGDGTKNGFGLKITKLISENVNIPVIASGGAGKTEDFENVFTETKATGALAASIFHFGEIKINNLKSELKTKNIMVR from the coding sequence ATGCTTAAAAAAAGAATCATTCCATGTCTGGATATAAAAGACGGAACCACCGTAAAAGGAATTAATTTTGAAGGCTTGAGAAATGCCGGAAATCCAATAGAACTAGCAAAAAAATACGAAAATGAAGGTGCTGACGAATTGGTTTTCCTTGACATTACCGCAACCATCGAAGAGCGAAAAACTTTCGTTGAGTTGGTGAAAAATATCGCCAAAGAACTCAGTATTCCATTCACCGTTGGGGGTGGAATTTCTTCTGTGGAAGATGTAAGAAAACTCTTGGAAGCCGGAGCAGATAAAATCAGCATTAATTCGTCAGCAGTGAAAAATCCAAAATTGATTTCTGATTTGGCTAAAGAATTTGGAAGTCAATGCATTGTCGTAGCCATTGATACAAAATTAATTAATGGTACCGATTGGGTTTTTGTAAAAGGAGGAAGAGAAATGACAGACTTAAAAACTTTAGATTGGGCAAGAAAAGTTGAAGAATTAGGAGCAGGAGAAATCCTTTTAACCTCAATGGATGGAGACGGAACTAAAAATGGTTTTGGTTTAAAAATCACAAAATTGATTTCAGAAAACGTAAACATTCCGGTGATTGCCTCAGGCGGCGCAGGGAAAACTGAGGATTTTGAAAATGTTTTTACCGAAACCAAAGCAACGGGAGCTTTAGCAGCAAGCATTTTTCACTTTGGAGAAATTAAGATTAATAATTTAAAAAGTGAATTGAAAACTAAAAATATTATGGTAAGATGA